One window of Scheffersomyces stipitis CBS 6054 chromosome 1, whole genome shotgun sequence genomic DNA carries:
- a CDS encoding predicted protein — protein MDPIDITIVSTVYPVLASYRAIESYTKYVTIVDSGKIKVGGISVPFSLLLKKEGAPSDAFNEAALQFHLLSIQKWFIYWIVLAVSQLVETLLFLKHLVPLYSVFKLLFTVWLVLPLFLSISASLEAQADASKTFDNTEDWINFTKSGAGLIYFSYIKPWIEGNFDNLENLNLNFSSLTSLFGLVSRFGSVAMLREADNSNADLSRGPEATEYSNNVLDSSYVMVMNIRNRFGYGKEEDKDDKGTSTSTTEVFDEIVNAASDRLTQRKTSGSTADGSSPSTKSKSGWLW, from the exons ATGGATCCTATTGATAT CACTATTGTCTCTACAGTATACCCTGTTCTTGCCTCCTACAGGGCCATTGAAAGCTACACAAAGTATGTCACGATTGTTGATTCGGGAAAAATCAAGGTCGGTGGCATATCTGTTCCATTCAGTTTgcttttgaagaaagaggGTGCTCCCTCGGATGCTTTCAACGAAGCTGCCTTGCAGTTCCATTTGCTTTCTATCCAGAAATGGTTCATATACTGGATTGTTTTGGCTGTCTCTCAGCTAGTGGAAACtttattgttcttgaaacaCTTGGTTCCTCTCTATTCAGTCTTCAAACTCCTTTTCACCGTGTGGTTGGTTCTTCCCTTatttctttccatttcgGCACTGCTTGAGGCTCAGGCTGATGCATCTAAAACGTTTGACAACACTGAAGACTGGATTAATTTCACCAAATCTGGTGCCGGCTTGATCTACTTTTCATATATAAAACCTTGGATCGAAGGAAATTTTGACAATCTCGAGAATCTCAatctcaacttctcttcGTTGACGTCTTTGTTCGGCTTGGTGTCAAGATTTGGCTCTGTTGCCATGCTTAGAGAAGCCGACAACAGCAATGCGGACTTGTCGCGTGGTCCTGAAGCAACAGAATACTCCAACAATGTATTGGATAGTTCGTACGTAATGGTCATGAAcatcagaaacagattTGGCTACGGAAAGGAAGAGGACAAAGACGACAAGGGTACCTCTACTTCGACCACAGAAGTTTTTGACGAGATAGTGAATGCAGCCAGCGACAGATTGACTCAGAGAAAAACTTCCGGGAGCACTGCCGATGGATCCAGCCCCTCAACTAAGTCGAAGAGCGGCTGGCTCTGGTAA
- a CDS encoding mitochondrial 54S ribosomal protein YmL41 → MSNRALQSVFTRALHFKHSAKNYPKLNVNDVELEKPRYGFRKDREPLLSQQVKNTLFPSTEIKQKYIANNKPVPIKYRSNSDQIARRNFEKFQDEVALGQAHFRIGENQIYFPQGRICLLRPNAKHSPYQAKFLVPKSMNKMDLRDYLWHVYGLRALNVTVQLLHAKFVRGPYDYARYRGPQYKKMTIDMAEPFVWPEVDAELVELAEYQREEESETMIQKNRAGSDQLKPIDTFGGIYKTEPLPNVFVSDKVKKQGESLVKNHTERVESQADRELVSKFLNL, encoded by the coding sequence atgtctAATAGAGCTCTCCAGTCCGTGTTCACCAGAGCCCTCCACTTCAAGCACCTGGCTAAGAACTACCCCAAGCTCAACGTCAACGACGTTGAACTTGAGAAGCCCAGATACGGCTTCAGAAAGGACCGTGAACCGCTTCTTTCGCAACAAGTGAAAAACACCTTGTTCCCTTCCACAGAAATCAAGCAGAAGTACATCGCCAATAACAAGCCGGTGCCTATCAAGTACAGATCGAATTCCGACCAGATTGCCCGTAGAAACTTCGAAAAGTTCCAGGATGAAGTAGCCCTCGGTCAAGCTCATTTCCGCATAGGCGAAAACCAGATCTACTTTCCACAAGGTAGAATCTGCTTGTTGAGACCCAATGCTAAACATTCACCCTACCAGGCTAAATTCTTGGTTCCTAAGAGCATGAACAAAATGGATTTGAGAGACTACTTGTGGCACGTGTATGGCTTGAGAGCGTTGAACGTGACTGTCCAGTTGCTCCATGCCAAATTCGTCAGAGGTCCATACGACTATGCTCGTTACAGAGGTCCTCagtacaagaagatgacgatcGATATGGCCGAACCCTTTGTGTGGCCCGAAGTAGATGCTGAATTGGTCGAATTGGCCGAATACCAAcgtgaagaagaatccGAAACCATGATCCAGAAAAACCGTGCTGGTTCCGACCAATTGAAACCTATCGATACCTTTGGAGGAATTTACAAGACTGAACCTTTGCCTAACGTATTTGTCAGTGATAAAGTAAAGAAGCAGGGTGAGTCTCTCGTTAAGAATCACACTGAGAGAGTGGAGTCTCAGGCTGATAGAGAGTTGGtatccaagttcttgaacttgtaa
- the RPB140 gene encoding DNA-dependent RNA polymerase II, whose product MDSQDDPYLYDDGDAQSITPEDCWTVISSFFQEKGLVSQQLDSFDEFIETTIQELVWEDSHLILDQPAQHTSEDDHENRRYEITFGKIYISKPMQTEGDGTTHPMFPQEARLRNLTYSSPLYVDMTKKVFKSDDNRRKENELEWVEEKVEDEEPQQKVFLGKVPIMLRSKFCMLRDLGEHEFFELKECPYDMGGYFVINGSEKVLIAQERSAANIVQVFKKAAPSPISHVAEIRSALEKGSRLISSMQIKLYGRDEKGTSGRTIKATLPYIKEDIPIVIVFRALGVVPDGDILEHICYDANDWQMLEMLKPCVEEGFVIQEREVALDFIGRRGVLGIRREKRIQYAKDILQKELLPNITQEEGFESRKAFFLGYMVNRLLLCALERKEPDDRDHFGKKRLDLAGPLLANLFRILFRKLTKDIYNYMQRCVENDKEFNLTLAVKSQTITDGLRYSLATGNWGEQKKAMSSRAGVSQVLNRYTYSSTLSHLRRTNTPIGRDGKIAKPRQLHNTHWGLVCPAETPEGQACGLVKNLSLMTCISVGTPSEPILYFLEEWGMEPLEDYVPSNSPDSTRVFVNGVWVGTHRDPANLVDTMRSLRRRGDISPEVSIIRDIREKEFKIFTDAGRVYRPLFIVDDEAESETKGDLKLQKEHVHNLLSSEYDEYEDPDNEGASYTWSSLINDGVVEYVDAEEEETIMIAMTPEDLEASKNAITETPDKSVLEEQELDPAKRIKPTFSAATHTFTHCEIHPSMILGVAASIIPFPDHNQSPRNTYQSAMGKQAMGVFLTNYSVRMDTMANILYYPQKPLATTRAMEHLKFRELPAGQNAIVAIACYSGYNQEDSVIMNQSSIDRGLFRSLFFRTYMDLEKRQGMKALETFEKPSRSDTLRLKHGTYEKLDDDGLIAPGVRVSGEDIIIGKTTPIPPDTEELGQRTQYHTKRDASTPLRSTESGIVDQVLLTTNGDGAKFVKVRMRTTKIPQIGDKFASRHGQKGTIGVTYRHEDMPFTAQGIVPDLIINPHAIPSRMTVAHLIECLLSKVSSLSGLEGDASPFTDVTAEAVSKLLREHGYQSRGFEVMYNGHTGKKLMAQVFFGPTYYQRLRHMVDDKIHARARGPVQVLTRQPVEGRSRDGGLRFGEMERDCMIAHGAAGFLKERLMEASDAFRVHVCGMCGLMTVIANLKKNQFECRSCKNKTNIYQIHIPYAAKLLFQELMAMNISPRMYTERSQNSIRV is encoded by the coding sequence ATGGACTCCCAAGACGATCCCTATTTGTACGACGACGGCGATGCCCAGAGCATTACGCCCGAAGACTGCTGGACGGTGATCCTGTCTTTTTTTCAGGAAAAAGGTTTGGTCTCCCAGCAGTTGGACTCGTTTGACGAGTTCATCGAGACAACCATCCAGGAGTTGGTGTGGGAGGATTCGCATTTGATTCTCGACCAGCCAGCTCAACATACTTCCGAAGATGACCACGAGAACAGACGTTACGAAATCACATTTGGCAAGATCTACATCTCTAAGCCTATGCAGACAGAAGGCGATGGTACCACTCATCCCATGTTCCCTCAAGAAGCCCGTTTGAGAAACTTAACTTACTCCTCACCTTTGTATGTAGACATGACCAAAAAGGTGTTCAAGTCCGATGACAACAGACGGAAGGAAAACGAGTTGGAATGGgtagaagaaaaggtagaagatgaagaaccTCAACAAAAGGTCTTTTTGGGTAAAGTACCCATCATGTTGCGGTCCAAGTTCTGTATGTTGCGTGATTTAGGTGAACACGAGTTCTTCGAGTTGAAAGAGTGCCCTTACGATATGGGAGGCTACTTTGTCATCAACGGTTCGGAAAAGGTGTTGATTGCCCAAGAGAGAAGTGCTGCAaatattgttcaagtatTCAAGAAGGCTGCTCCTTCTCCTATTTCTCATGTTGCAGAAATAAGACTGGCTCTTGAAAAGGGTTCGCGTTTGATTTCGTCGATGCAAATCAAATTGTACGGTAGAGACGAAAAGGGAACGTCTGGTAGAACGATCAAGGCTACATTGCCTTACATCAAGGAAGACATTCCTATCGTAATCGTATTCAGAGCGTTGGGTGTAGTCCCCGACGGAGACATCTTAGAACACATCTGTTACGATGCTAATGATTGGCAGATGTTGGAGATGTTGAAACCCTGTGTGGAAGAAGGGTTTGTaattcaagaaagagaagtcgctcttgatttcattggTAGAAGAGGTGTTTTAGGTatcagaagagaaaaacgTATCCAGTATGCTAAGGATATCTTGCAGAAAGAGTTGTTGCCTAATATCACACAGGAAGAGGGCTTTGAGTCTAGAAAGGCATTCTTCTTAGGTTACATGGTCAACagattgttgttgtgtgcattggaaagaaaggagCCAGACGACAGAGACCACTTTGGTAAAAAGAGATTGGATTTAGCTGGACCCTTATTGGCCAACTTGTTCCGTATTCTCTTCAGAAAGTTAACCAAAGATATATACAACTACATGCAGAGATGCGTAGAAAACGACAAAGAATTCAATTTGACGTTGGCCGTCAAGTCCCAAACCATAACCGATGGTTTACGTTACTCTTTGGCTACAGGTAACTGGGGTGAACAGAAGAAGGCCATGTCGTCCCGTGCTGGTGTATCTCAAGTTTTGAATCGTTACACATACTCATCTACCTTGTCACATttgagaagaacaaataCTCCTATTGGACGTGATGGTAAGATCGCCAAGCCCAGACAGTTGCATAACACTCACTGGGGATTAGTATGTCCAGCAGAAACGCCTGAAGGACAGGCGTGTGGGTTGGTTAAGAACTTGTCTTTAATGACATGTATTTCAGTTGGTACACCTTCTGAGCCTATCTTATACTTTTTGGAAGAATGGGGTATGGAGCCTTTGGAGGATTATGTTCCTTCTAATTCTCCTGACTCGACCAGAGTGTTCGTAAACGGTGTTTGGGTTGGTACTCACAGAGATCCAGCCAACTTGGTTGATACCATGCGTAGTTTAAGAAGACGAGGTGATATATCTCCTGAAGTTTCTATTATCAGGGACATCAGAGAAAAAGAGTTTAAGATCTTCACCGATGCTGGACGTGTTTACCGTCCGTTGTTCATTGTAGACGACGAGGCCGAGTCCGAAACCAAAGGtgacttgaagttgcagaagGAGCATGTCCACAACTTGTTGTCGTCTGAATACGACGAGTACGAAGACCCAGACAACGAAGGAGCCAGTTACACCTGGCTGTCATTGATTAATGATGGTGTTGTAGAGTATGtagatgctgaagaagaagaaaccattATGATAGCCATGACACCAGAGGACTTGGAAGCTTCCAAGAATGCTATTACTGAAACTCCAGATAAGTCTGTGCTCGAAGAGCAAGAGTTAGACCCAGCCAAGAGAATCAAGCCTACTTTCTCAGCTGCCACACATACATTCACCCATTGTGAGATCCATCCATCTATGATTTTGGGAGTGGCAGCTTCGATTATCCCCTTTCCAGATCATAACCAATCGCCTCGTAATACCTATCAATCTGCTATGGGTAAGCAAGCCATGGGTGTCTTTTTGACTAACTACTCTGTGAGAATGGATACTATGGCCAACATCTTGTACTATCCACAGAAACCTCTAGCTACCACTAGAGCCATGGAGCACTTGAAGTTTAGAGAGTTGCCTGCTGGGCAAAACGCCATTGTTGCCATTGCTTGTTACTCCGGTtacaatcaagaagattcagTGATTATGAACCAATCATCCATCGACAGAGGGTTATTCAGATCATTGTTCTTTAGAACGTATAtggatttggaaaagagGCAGGGTATGAAGGCATTGGAAACATTTGAAAAGCCTTCTCGTTCGGATACATTAAGGCTTAAGCACGGAACCTACGAGAAGTTGGATGACGATGGGTTGATTGCTCCTGGTGTCAGAGTCAGTGGTGAGGACATCATAATTGGTAAGACTACACCTATTCCTCCAGACACTGAGGAGTTGGGACAAAGAACACAATACCATACCAAGAGAGATGCTTCCACGCCTTTGAGAAGTACCGAGTCTGGTATCGTCGATCAGGTGTTGTTAACCACGAATGGTGATGGTGCAAAGTTTGTCAAGGTGAGAATGAGAACAACCAAGATTCCTCAGATCGGTGACAAGTTTGCTTCCAGACACGGACAGAAGGGTACTATTGGTGTTACCTATAGACACGAAGATATGCCGTTCACAGCCCAGGGGATTGTTCCCGATCTTATTATCAACCCCCATGCCATTCCCTCTCGTATGACGGTTGCGCATTTGATTGAATGTTTGCTTTCGAAGGTGTCGTCATTGTCTGGGCTCGAAGGTGATGCTTCTCCCTTTACCGATGTCACTGCTGAGGCTGTatccaagttgttgagagAACACGGCTACCAATCGAGAGGTTTCGAAGTCATGTACAACGGTCACACTGgtaagaagttgatggcACAAGTATTCTTTGGACCTACGTACTACCAGAGATTGAGACACATGGTCGATGACAAGATCCACGCCAGAGCCAGAGGACCAGTTCAAGTCCTTACCAGACAACCAGTAGAAGGTAGATCGAGAGATGGTGGTTTACGTTTCGgtgaaatggaaagagaTTGTATGATTGCCCATGGAGCTGCTGgattcttgaaggaaagaTTGATGGAGGCATCTGATGCCTTCAGAGTCCATGTCTGTGGTATGTGTGGTTTGATGACGGTTATTgccaatttgaagaagaaccaattCGAGTGTCGTTCGTGCAAGAACAAGACCAACATCTACCAGATTCATATTCCATATGctgccaagttgttgttccAGGAGTTGATGGCAATGAAtatttctccaagaatGTATACCGAAAGATCACAGAACAGCATTAGAGTTTGA
- a CDS encoding mitochondrial 54S ribosomal protein YmL23 has translation MSQRIGTSAAALTRVWHHVDAASDPRTLGRLAASIAITLQGKHKPTYSPNRDHGDYVVVTNCKHLKVTGNKLQDRHYWSHTTRPGSLNLIPMERMIANKGYGEILRRAVKGMIPKDKARLVRMDRLKVYDGHEHPYVDNLIAFADETPEMLAKAEALRKQEAENAQIREKYLKE, from the coding sequence ATGTCTCAGAGAATAGGAACTTCGGCTGCCGCTCTTACCAGAGTGTGGCACCATGTCGATGCCGCCTCAGATCCTAGAACCTTGGGTCGTTTGGCTGCCAGCATTGCTATAACTTTACAAGGCAAGCACAAGCCTACTTATTCACCAAACAGAGACCATGGAGACTACGTCGTAGTGACAAACTGCAAGCATTTGAAGGTGACGGGTAACAAATTGCAAGACAGACATTACTGGTCGCATACAACACGCCCTGGTTCGCTTAACTTGATTCCTATGGAAAGAATGATAGCCAACAAGGGTTATGGAGAAATCTTGAGAAGAGCCGTTAAGGGTATGATTCCTAAAGATAAGGCAAGATTGGTGAGAATGGACAGATTGAAAGTTTACGATGGCCACGAACATCCGTACGtggacaacttgattgCCTTTGCTGACGAAACACCAGAAATGCTTGCTAAGGCTGAAGCCTTGCGGAAGcaagaagctgaaaatgcCCAGATCAGAGAGAAGTACTTGAAAGAGTAA
- the RPB7 gene encoding RNA polymerase II subunit, with protein MFFLKDLSLNLTLHPSYFGPQMDQYLRDKLLSDVEGTCTGQFGYIVCVLDCMNIDVGKGRIIPGSGMAEFEVKYRAVVWKPFKGEVVDAVVTTVNKMGFFADVGPLSVFVSTHLIPSDMKFNPSANPPAYVSPDENIEKGSRVRLKIVGTRTDVNEIYAIGSIKEDYLGPSPM; from the coding sequence atgtttttcttgaaggaCTTGTCATTGAATTTGACGTTGCACCCCTCATATTTCGGGCCGCAGATGGACCAGTACTTGAGAGACAAGCTCTTGAGTGACGTGGAAGGCACCTGCACTGGTCAGTTTGGTTACATTGTATGTGTTTTGGATTGCATGAATATAGATGTAGGTAAAGGGAGGATTATCCCAGGCTCAGGTATGGCTGAGTTCGAAGTCAAGTACAGAGCCGTGGTGTGGAAACCGTTCAAAGGTGAAGTCGTAGATGCTGTAGTCACAACTGTCAACAAGATGGGGTTCTTTGCCGATGTCGGTCCCCTTTCTGTGTTTGTCAGTACCCACTTGATTCCCTCGGATATGAAGTTCAATCCTTCCGCCAACCCTCCAGCATATGTCAGTCCTGATGAAAACATCGAAAAGGGCTCGAGAGTCAGACTAAAGATCGTAGGTACCAGAACAGACGTCAACGAAATCTATGCCATCGGTAGCATCAAGGAAGACTACTTGGGCCCAAGTCCCATGTGA